Proteins from one Chroococcidiopsis sp. CCMEE 29 genomic window:
- a CDS encoding PH domain-containing protein, with translation MGIREEVYYEGGPHVGDLIINLLIGLTIIGLPLAIGAIVRALWLRYRITTRRISVTGGWRGRDRTDVIYSEIVKVAKVPRGIGLWGDMVLTLRDGSRLELRALPKFREISAYINEKVTTKNPQASAVKDR, from the coding sequence ATGGGAATTCGTGAGGAAGTCTACTATGAAGGTGGTCCCCATGTTGGGGATTTAATCATAAATCTGCTGATTGGGCTAACAATCATTGGCTTGCCGTTAGCAATTGGAGCAATTGTCCGGGCATTATGGTTACGTTACCGCATTACCACTCGGCGAATTTCCGTCACTGGAGGTTGGAGGGGGCGTGATCGCACTGACGTGATTTACTCAGAAATTGTCAAAGTCGCTAAAGTTCCCCGTGGCATTGGCTTATGGGGTGATATGGTACTAACACTTAGAGATGGCAGTCGCTTGGAACTCCGAGCATTGCCTAAGTTTCGTGAAATCTCTGCCTATATCAATGAGAAAGTAACTACTAAAAATCCGCAAGCAAGTGCTGTTAAAGATCGTTGA
- a CDS encoding NAD(P) transhydrogenase subunit alpha, which translates to MTETLIAALFVFVLASFAGFEIINKVPPTLHTPLMSGANAISGIAVIGALLVSGAKDWNVTVILGLIAVVLATINVVGGFLVTDRMLQMFKKKEVKA; encoded by the coding sequence ATGACTGAAACATTGATTGCTGCTTTGTTCGTATTTGTCTTAGCGTCGTTTGCGGGATTTGAGATCATCAACAAAGTACCGCCGACACTCCATACTCCCCTAATGTCTGGTGCCAATGCGATTTCTGGCATTGCTGTGATCGGAGCACTGCTCGTTTCCGGTGCGAAAGATTGGAATGTAACAGTGATTTTGGGTTTGATCGCTGTGGTGCTAGCAACCATCAACGTGGTGGGTGGTTTCCTAGTTACCGATCGGATGTTGCAAATGTTTAAGAAGAAAGAGGTGAAAGCGTGA
- the rpmH gene encoding 50S ribosomal protein L34 — MKRTLEGTNRKRKRTSGFRARMRTPDGENVIKARRRKGRYRLAV, encoded by the coding sequence ATGAAGCGTACCTTGGAAGGTACTAACCGTAAAAGAAAAAGAACCTCTGGTTTTCGCGCCCGGATGCGTACTCCAGATGGCGAAAACGTAATTAAGGCTCGCAGAAGAAAGGGACGTTATCGTCTTGCTGTTTAG
- a CDS encoding Re/Si-specific NAD(P)(+) transhydrogenase subunit alpha produces MKIAVAKEIEVGERRVALVPDIVARMVKQGLEVQVEAGAGERSFFSDAAYEAAGAKIISDPIALWGEADILLKVGLPQEREDGRLEVDLLQEGAVLIGFLNPLGQPALAQHLAERQITAFSMEMIPRSTRAQSMDALSSQASIAGYKAVLIAAAALPKYFPMLTTAAGTIAPAKVFVMGAGVAGLQAIATARRLGAVVEAFDIRPTVKEEVQSLGAKFVEVQLNEETAAAGGYAKEISEASKQRTQEVVTEHIKQSDVVITTAQVPGKKAPILVTEEMVAQMKPGAVIVDIAAEQGGNCACTEPGKDVQRNGVTIIGSINLPSSMPVHASQLYAKNLTTLIQLMVKDNALQLNFEDDIIDAACVTHAGEIRNQRVRDALAQISTTV; encoded by the coding sequence ATGAAAATAGCGGTTGCCAAAGAAATTGAAGTTGGTGAACGTCGTGTTGCCTTAGTGCCAGATATTGTTGCCCGCATGGTTAAACAAGGCTTAGAGGTGCAGGTAGAGGCAGGTGCTGGTGAGCGATCATTCTTCTCCGATGCTGCCTATGAAGCAGCAGGAGCAAAAATTATTTCCGATCCGATTGCCTTATGGGGTGAGGCAGATATTCTGCTCAAGGTAGGACTGCCGCAAGAGCGAGAAGATGGTCGTTTAGAAGTTGATTTATTGCAAGAAGGGGCTGTACTAATTGGGTTTCTGAATCCTTTGGGACAGCCAGCTTTGGCGCAGCATCTGGCAGAGCGCCAGATAACAGCTTTTAGTATGGAAATGATCCCGCGCAGCACCAGGGCGCAGAGCATGGATGCTTTGTCGTCACAGGCATCAATAGCGGGTTATAAAGCTGTACTAATTGCAGCTGCTGCTTTACCCAAATATTTCCCGATGTTGACAACAGCAGCAGGTACAATCGCTCCGGCGAAGGTGTTTGTGATGGGTGCTGGTGTAGCAGGACTGCAAGCGATCGCCACTGCCCGTCGGCTGGGAGCTGTAGTGGAAGCGTTTGATATCCGCCCTACTGTCAAGGAAGAGGTACAGAGCCTAGGCGCTAAATTCGTTGAAGTCCAGCTGAATGAAGAAACAGCTGCGGCAGGGGGCTACGCTAAGGAAATCTCCGAGGCATCCAAGCAGCGCACCCAAGAAGTTGTAACCGAACACATCAAGCAGTCGGATGTGGTCATCACTACCGCTCAAGTTCCTGGTAAAAAAGCACCCATATTGGTAACAGAGGAAATGGTAGCTCAGATGAAGCCGGGAGCGGTGATTGTCGATATAGCGGCTGAACAGGGTGGCAACTGTGCCTGCACTGAACCAGGTAAAGATGTCCAGCGTAACGGCGTTACTATTATTGGTTCAATTAATCTGCCTTCGTCGATGCCAGTACACGCCAGTCAGCTGTATGCCAAGAATCTGACAACTTTAATCCAACTCATGGTTAAGGACAACGCCCTACAGCTCAACTTTGAGGATGACATTATCGACGCTGCTTGTGTTACCCATGCTGGTGAAATTCGCAATCAACGGGTACGGGACGCCCTTGCCCAGATTAGTACAACTGTGTAG
- the yidC gene encoding membrane protein insertase YidC translates to MDFGIGFLSNNVMLPILDFFYGIVPSYGLAIVALTLVIRFTLYPLSAGSIRSMRRTRVTQPVMQKRVKELQERYKDNPAKLQEEMSSVYKEFGNPLAGCLPVLLQMPVLFALFATLRGSPFSDVNYTVNLQILPQEQIERIQPQAFTTAPQNLYIADGIHARVTAILPSGNKLAVGEKTRIEFQTIEGKPFQALVAEHPETNLQPRWKIVKGEERVQLDAEGNLEALQPGEASIQATVPGIASNKGFLFIDALGRVGAFDEDGKIHWDIVAMVIGFGLSTYISQLLSGQGSNAANPQQETVNKITPILFSGMFLFFPLPAGVLMYMLIANIFQVLQTYVVSREPLPENLQKIVEAEEKKKNEKEGREVLPFEPGRSKKKA, encoded by the coding sequence ATGGATTTTGGTATTGGGTTTCTCTCCAACAACGTAATGCTGCCGATCCTAGATTTTTTCTATGGGATCGTGCCTAGCTATGGTCTGGCGATCGTAGCATTGACCTTGGTTATCCGCTTTACACTCTATCCTCTGAGTGCTGGCTCGATTCGGAGTATGCGTCGCACGCGGGTAACTCAACCAGTGATGCAAAAGCGGGTTAAAGAACTTCAAGAGCGCTACAAAGATAATCCTGCTAAGTTGCAGGAAGAAATGAGCTCTGTTTACAAAGAATTTGGTAACCCGTTGGCTGGGTGCTTGCCAGTGCTGTTACAAATGCCAGTACTGTTTGCCTTGTTTGCCACTCTGCGGGGGTCACCTTTTTCTGATGTAAATTACACAGTCAACCTGCAAATTCTTCCGCAGGAGCAAATTGAACGGATTCAACCTCAAGCATTTACCACTGCTCCTCAGAACCTTTACATTGCCGATGGGATTCATGCTCGCGTTACTGCGATTCTTCCTAGCGGCAACAAGTTAGCGGTGGGTGAAAAAACCAGAATCGAATTTCAAACCATAGAAGGCAAACCGTTCCAAGCGCTAGTAGCAGAACACCCCGAAACCAACCTTCAGCCTAGATGGAAAATTGTCAAAGGTGAAGAGCGGGTGCAACTGGATGCAGAAGGGAACTTAGAAGCCTTACAACCAGGAGAGGCTTCGATTCAGGCAACAGTCCCAGGAATAGCTTCTAATAAAGGATTTCTGTTTATTGACGCTTTGGGAAGAGTTGGCGCGTTTGACGAAGACGGCAAGATTCACTGGGATATCGTGGCGATGGTGATAGGCTTTGGACTCAGCACCTACATAAGCCAGCTGTTGTCAGGGCAAGGCTCCAATGCTGCCAACCCGCAGCAGGAGACGGTGAACAAGATCACCCCGATTCTTTTCTCGGGGATGTTTTTGTTCTTCCCCTTACCAGCTGGAGTGTTGATGTATATGCTGATTGCTAACATCTTTCAGGTTCTCCAGACGTATGTTGTTTCCCGCGAACCACTACCGGAAAACCTACAAAAAATCGTAGAGGCTGAGGAAAAGAAAAAGAATGAAAAGGAGGGACGCGAGGTACTGCCGTTTGAGCCAGGACGTTCTAAGAAAAAAGCGTGA
- the rnpA gene encoding ribonuclease P protein component, which yields MALPKANRLQSRHDFQAVFREGIRRHSSHLTLRALRSKSDSNSPNTVEKITQKAVNTHPTPTRIGISISTKVSKRAVIRNRIKRQLKGAFRGLLPQISPGWRLVVIVKPSAAKGCDYQQFLQELEQLLAEAEVINGNS from the coding sequence GTGGCACTGCCAAAAGCGAATCGGCTTCAAAGCAGACATGATTTCCAGGCAGTATTCCGGGAAGGAATTCGGCGTCACAGTTCTCACTTAACTTTGAGAGCTTTACGGTCAAAATCGGACTCAAATTCCCCGAATACTGTTGAGAAGATAACCCAAAAGGCAGTAAATACGCATCCTACCCCAACCCGGATTGGGATCTCGATTAGTACAAAAGTCAGCAAGCGAGCTGTGATTCGTAACCGGATCAAGCGACAGCTAAAAGGTGCTTTTCGTGGCTTGTTGCCCCAGATATCTCCTGGATGGCGACTGGTAGTTATAGTTAAACCATCGGCAGCAAAAGGGTGCGATTACCAGCAATTTCTGCAAGAATTAGAGCAGTTGTTGGCAGAAGCCGAGGTAATCAATGGGAATTCGTGA
- a CDS encoding DUF2808 domain-containing protein translates to MRRLLSALAITSCLLTGFPIISSAQSLPGFTLFGGVKRENQLPFRLDFGGRANNWDRYRLRIPAKKLNLAVSQFAISYPDYYKGSFDTDSIEVRIKNKRVPLQEVVWNKENRLIEIYPQEPIPAGSAVELVFSNVKNPTFGGVYYFNAQILSPGDVPLLRYLGTWILSIS, encoded by the coding sequence ATGCGACGCTTACTTTCTGCCTTAGCCATTACCAGCTGTTTGCTAACTGGGTTCCCAATTATCAGTTCGGCACAGAGTTTACCTGGATTCACCCTATTTGGCGGTGTCAAGCGCGAAAACCAACTGCCCTTCCGGTTGGATTTTGGTGGTAGGGCTAACAACTGGGATCGTTACCGACTGAGAATTCCAGCGAAAAAGCTGAACTTAGCGGTTTCCCAGTTTGCTATTTCCTATCCAGACTATTACAAAGGCTCGTTTGATACTGACAGCATTGAGGTGCGGATCAAAAATAAAAGAGTGCCGCTACAAGAAGTGGTCTGGAACAAAGAGAATCGCCTGATTGAAATTTATCCTCAAGAACCAATTCCAGCAGGCAGCGCGGTCGAGTTGGTGTTTTCTAACGTGAAAAACCCAACCTTTGGTGGAGTTTACTATTTCAATGCCCAGATTCTTTCTCCTGGCGATGTGCCATTGTTGCGTTACCTCGGCACCTGGATTTTGAGCATCAGTTAG
- a CDS encoding R3H domain-containing nucleic acid-binding protein, with translation MTDSRMQRGQQWLETLLQRMAVSTDVKAELYTNVEGSDFPEPDSYWLTINENNLKPEQIQVLIGPQGTALDAIQYLANAILNLNQPQDQQAAYTVELNGYRIRRQAEIRAIAESAAEQVRSNGQEVEIKSLSSAERRLVHTFLKDFKDLETFSRGKEPHRHLVVRQQLQE, from the coding sequence ATGACAGATAGTCGAATGCAGCGGGGGCAGCAGTGGCTAGAAACACTGCTACAACGAATGGCCGTATCTACTGATGTTAAGGCTGAGCTGTATACAAATGTAGAAGGCAGCGATTTTCCTGAGCCTGATAGCTACTGGTTGACGATTAATGAAAATAATCTGAAGCCAGAACAAATCCAAGTTTTAATTGGACCCCAAGGTACAGCGCTAGATGCAATTCAGTATCTAGCTAATGCCATCCTAAACTTGAATCAACCACAGGATCAGCAAGCCGCTTACACAGTTGAATTGAATGGATACCGCATCCGTCGGCAAGCTGAAATTCGAGCGATCGCCGAGTCTGCCGCTGAGCAAGTGCGCTCTAATGGTCAAGAAGTTGAAATCAAATCCTTGTCCTCAGCTGAGAGGCGTCTCGTCCATACATTTTTGAAAGACTTTAAGGATTTGGAAACTTTTAGCCGAGGTAAAGAGCCGCATCGTCATCTAGTCGTGCGCCAGCAGTTGCAAGAGTGA